The Diadema setosum chromosome 1, eeDiaSeto1, whole genome shotgun sequence genome has a window encoding:
- the LOC140231580 gene encoding uncharacterized protein: protein MELPTSSSFRLNTGDLIQQIGLLAWLNKGDEGKKLYQTIAGFRVGHELWARLSGQDELEAYRAQFIGAVVDYVKKHPKASQDDIAKEVAKQIEIFTRNVENM from the exons ATGGAGCTACCAACATCATCATCCTTTCGCCTTAATACTGGTGATCTTATCCAGCAG ATCGGACTGCTGGCTTGGCTGAACAAAGGAGATGAAGGGAAGAAGCTGTACCAAACCATCGCAGGGTTTCGTGTTGGGCATGAGCTGTGGGCTAGGCTGAGTGGACAAGATGAACTTGAAGCATACAGG GCACAATTCATCGGTGCTGTTGTGGACTACGTCAAGAAGCATCCCAAAGCCAGCCAAGATGATATAGCCAAGGAGGTAGCAAAACAAATTGAGATATTCACCAGAAATGTTGAGAATATGTAA
- the LOC140231569 gene encoding programmed cell death protein 2-like isoform X2 has product MAAPLTKKVELGFVEKTAKWRLTSQFFPSKVGGKPAWLNLTDVPGVNTLSCGQCGKVMTFLLEVYSPPDEQDTCANTGLTEVEIESCFHRYVYIFCCRNPECHQERNTPFTVLRCQLPRRNPYFSYEPPDDEKEILPENIISPEQFGVNLCAVCGCNAGTTKCGRCHTTAYCSKDHQIQDWKSGHKTTCGKGQGIISATSNKFLFPEYELVTEEENEEESDEDDEGRTDDKERDSALVSSEMQKEKPTENLISELKRKNFKEADLESMAKGETDDDRQFMAFKKRIASDPDQVLRYQKGGEPLYVSALQQAAEEDIPPCQCGARRQFEFQVLPQLLRHLDVDSLGDSIDWGTLLVYTCTKNCLEGPAYHPEFLWKQNFQNSSI; this is encoded by the exons ATGGCGGCCCCCTTGACGAAAAAAGTCGAACTAGGGTTTGTGGAAAAGACGGCCAAATGGCGTCTCACCAGCCAATTTTTCCCAAGTAAAGTCGGTGGAAAACCGGCCTGGTTGAATCTGACAGATGTGCCAGGTGTCAACACCCTGTCATGCGGACAATGTGGCAAAGTGATGACATTTTTACTGGAAGTGTATTCTCCACCTGATGAACAGGACACGTGCGCAAACACAGGTCTTACAGAGGTAGAAATTGAGAGTTGCTTTCACCGCTATGTCTACATCTTCTGTTGCAGAAACCCAGAATGCCATCAAGAGCGTAATACTCCTTTCACTGTTCTTAGATGCCAGTTGCCAAGAAGAAATCCGTACTTTAGTTACGAGCCTCCGGATGACGAGAAAGAGATCCTGCCTGAAAACATAATTTCTCCGGAGCAGTTTGGAGTCAATTTATGCGCAGTTTGTGGTTGCAATGCAGGAACAACAAAATGTGGGCGTTGTCATACGACAGCATATTGCTCAAAAGATCATCAAATTCAAGACTGGAAATCAGGACACAAGACTACTTGTGGGAAAGGACAAG GCATCATTTCCGCCACTTCCAACAAGTTTCTCTTCCCCGAGTATGAACTtgtgacagaagaagaaaatgaagaagagagtgatgaggatgatgaaggAAGAACAGACGACAAAGAAAGGGATTCTGCTCTCGTTTCTTCAGAAATGCAAAAGGAGAAGCCTACAGAAAATCTGATCAGTGAACTAAAGAGGAAAAACTTCAAGGAAGCAGATCTGGAGTCAATGGCAAAGGGAGAAACAGATGATGACAGACAATTTATGGCTTTTAAAAAGAGAATAGCCAGTGATCCAGACCAG GTACTGCGCTATCAAAAGGGAGGAGAGCCGTTGTATGTATCTGCACTCCAGCAAGCAGCAGAAGAGGATATTCCACCATGTCAATGTGGAGCCCGAAGGCAGTTTGAGTTTCAG GTCTTGCCCCAGCTCTTGAGGCACCTGGATGTGGACAGTCTTGGGGACAGCATAGACTGGGGGACCCTTTTGGTCTACACATGTACTAAGAACTGCCTGGAAGGACCCGCATACCACCCCGAGTTCCTCTGGAAGCAGAATTTTCAAAACTCCTCTATTTGA
- the LOC140231569 gene encoding programmed cell death protein 2-like isoform X1 — protein sequence MAAPLTKKVELGFVEKTAKWRLTSQFFPSKVGGKPAWLNLTDVPGVNTLSCGQCGKVMTFLLEVYSPPDEQDTCANTGLTEVEIESCFHRYVYIFCCRNPECHQERNTPFTVLRCQLPRRNPYFSYEPPDDEKEILPENIISPEQFGVNLCAVCGCNAGTTKCGRCHTTAYCSKDHQIQDWKSGHKTTCGKGQGTKSIISATSNKFLFPEYELVTEEENEEESDEDDEGRTDDKERDSALVSSEMQKEKPTENLISELKRKNFKEADLESMAKGETDDDRQFMAFKKRIASDPDQVLRYQKGGEPLYVSALQQAAEEDIPPCQCGARRQFEFQVLPQLLRHLDVDSLGDSIDWGTLLVYTCTKNCLEGPAYHPEFLWKQNFQNSSI from the exons ATGGCGGCCCCCTTGACGAAAAAAGTCGAACTAGGGTTTGTGGAAAAGACGGCCAAATGGCGTCTCACCAGCCAATTTTTCCCAAGTAAAGTCGGTGGAAAACCGGCCTGGTTGAATCTGACAGATGTGCCAGGTGTCAACACCCTGTCATGCGGACAATGTGGCAAAGTGATGACATTTTTACTGGAAGTGTATTCTCCACCTGATGAACAGGACACGTGCGCAAACACAGGTCTTACAGAGGTAGAAATTGAGAGTTGCTTTCACCGCTATGTCTACATCTTCTGTTGCAGAAACCCAGAATGCCATCAAGAGCGTAATACTCCTTTCACTGTTCTTAGATGCCAGTTGCCAAGAAGAAATCCGTACTTTAGTTACGAGCCTCCGGATGACGAGAAAGAGATCCTGCCTGAAAACATAATTTCTCCGGAGCAGTTTGGAGTCAATTTATGCGCAGTTTGTGGTTGCAATGCAGGAACAACAAAATGTGGGCGTTGTCATACGACAGCATATTGCTCAAAAGATCATCAAATTCAAGACTGGAAATCAGGACACAAGACTACTTGTGGGAAAGGACAAGGTACTAAAA GCATCATTTCCGCCACTTCCAACAAGTTTCTCTTCCCCGAGTATGAACTtgtgacagaagaagaaaatgaagaagagagtgatgaggatgatgaaggAAGAACAGACGACAAAGAAAGGGATTCTGCTCTCGTTTCTTCAGAAATGCAAAAGGAGAAGCCTACAGAAAATCTGATCAGTGAACTAAAGAGGAAAAACTTCAAGGAAGCAGATCTGGAGTCAATGGCAAAGGGAGAAACAGATGATGACAGACAATTTATGGCTTTTAAAAAGAGAATAGCCAGTGATCCAGACCAG GTACTGCGCTATCAAAAGGGAGGAGAGCCGTTGTATGTATCTGCACTCCAGCAAGCAGCAGAAGAGGATATTCCACCATGTCAATGTGGAGCCCGAAGGCAGTTTGAGTTTCAG GTCTTGCCCCAGCTCTTGAGGCACCTGGATGTGGACAGTCTTGGGGACAGCATAGACTGGGGGACCCTTTTGGTCTACACATGTACTAAGAACTGCCTGGAAGGACCCGCATACCACCCCGAGTTCCTCTGGAAGCAGAATTTTCAAAACTCCTCTATTTGA